The Ochotona princeps isolate mOchPri1 chromosome 1, mOchPri1.hap1, whole genome shotgun sequence genome has a segment encoding these proteins:
- the IER3 gene encoding radiation-inducible immediate-early gene IEX-1, with product MCHSRSSLPSMTIQPAPTPVSSTSPGHRRGSGPEIFTFDPLPEPAPAPATRTISSRGYKKRSRRVLYPRAVVRRQLPAEEPNPAKRLLFVLLTIIFCQILMAEEGVSTPLELQDVPSTESPEPTPAPQILEPFNLTSEPSDYALDFSTFLQQHPAAF from the exons ATGTGTCACTCTCGCAGCTCGCTACCCAGCATGACCATCCAGCCAGCTCCGACCCCTGTCTCCTCCACCAGCCCAGGACACCGGCGGGGTTCTGGACCTGAGATCTTCACATTTGATCCTCTCCCTGAGCCAGCTCCCGCACCGGCCACCCGCACCATCTCCTCTCGCGGGTACAAGAAGCGAAGCCGCAGGGTTCTCTACCCTCGAGCAGTG GTGCGGCGCCAGCTGCCCGCGGAAGAGCCGAATCCTGCCAAGAGACTCCTGTTTGTGCTGCTCACCATCATCTTCTGCCAGATCCTGATGGCTGAGGAAGGTGTATCGACGCCCCTGGAGCTGCAGGACGTCCCCAGCACCGAGTCTCCCGAGCCTACTCCAGCGCCCCAGATCCTAGAGCCCTTCAACCTGACCTCAGAGCCCTCGGACTACGCTTTGGACTTCAGCACTTTCCTCCAACAACATCCAGCTGCCTTCTAA